A single region of the Marinobacter salinus genome encodes:
- the mnmA gene encoding tRNA 2-thiouridine(34) synthase MnmA has product MTNVSETGPVESTRVIVGMSGGVDSSVAAWLLKDQGYQVEGLFMKNWDEDDGTEYCTAMTDLADAQAVADAIGIKLHTASFAAEYWDRVFEHFLSEYKAGRTPNPDILCNKEVKFRAFLDYAITLGADYIATGHYARQRSLAGKPGKAQLLKGLDPNKDQSYFLHAVSGERIARTLFPVGELEKPEVRRIAEKQGFVTHDKKDSTGICFIGERKFTDFLKQYLPAQPGDIETPDGKVIGRHQGLMYHTIGQRQGLGIGGLSEFGDEPWYVAEKDLTRNILIAVQGKNHPLLFSRGLVSGPVDWIAGEPPANRFRCKAKTRYRQPDQCCEVWIIDGGVKVVFDDAQRAVTPGQSVVFYDGDVCLGGAVIEQTWRDGASLPERLPESEEQETRA; this is encoded by the coding sequence ATGACAAACGTATCTGAAACAGGACCTGTTGAAAGCACCCGAGTGATCGTCGGTATGTCCGGCGGCGTGGATTCTTCTGTCGCAGCATGGTTACTGAAAGACCAGGGCTACCAGGTCGAAGGCCTGTTCATGAAAAACTGGGACGAGGACGACGGAACCGAATATTGTACCGCCATGACCGATCTTGCCGATGCCCAGGCAGTTGCCGATGCCATAGGCATCAAACTCCACACCGCAAGTTTCGCAGCCGAATACTGGGATCGCGTATTCGAACACTTCCTGTCCGAATACAAGGCGGGGCGGACACCAAACCCGGATATCCTGTGCAACAAAGAAGTTAAATTCCGGGCGTTTCTGGATTACGCCATTACTCTGGGTGCCGACTACATTGCAACCGGCCACTATGCCCGCCAGCGATCGCTTGCCGGCAAACCGGGGAAGGCCCAGCTGCTAAAAGGGCTTGACCCCAACAAGGACCAGAGCTACTTCCTTCATGCTGTATCGGGCGAACGCATTGCCAGAACTCTATTCCCTGTGGGCGAACTGGAGAAGCCGGAAGTCCGCCGGATCGCAGAGAAACAGGGTTTCGTCACCCATGACAAAAAAGACTCGACGGGCATCTGCTTTATCGGCGAGCGAAAGTTTACCGATTTTCTGAAACAGTACCTTCCAGCGCAGCCCGGAGATATAGAAACACCGGACGGCAAGGTAATCGGGCGCCACCAGGGTCTGATGTATCATACCATCGGGCAGAGACAAGGCCTCGGTATTGGTGGGCTGAGCGAGTTCGGTGACGAACCCTGGTACGTAGCGGAAAAAGATCTGACCCGGAACATACTGATCGCGGTCCAGGGCAAGAACCATCCGCTTCTGTTTTCCAGAGGGCTGGTATCCGGCCCTGTAGACTGGATAGCCGGCGAACCACCAGCGAACCGTTTTCGCTGCAAAGCCAAAACACGCTATCGCCAGCCCGACCAGTGCTGCGAAGTCTGGATTATTGATGGCGGCGTCAAGGTCGTATTTGATGATGCCCAGCGAGCGGTTACCCCGGGTCAGTCGGTCGTGTTTTACGATGGAGATGTCTGCCTCGGTGGTGCCGTAATCGAGCAAACGTGGCGTGATGGAGCTTCTCTCCCCGAACGCCTCCCGGAATCTGAGGAACAGGAAACCCGTGCATGA
- a CDS encoding NUDIX hydrolase: protein MTWTPHATVAVIVEDQEGRFLVVEEFSGGRVVFNQPAGHIEEDEAILDAVRRETLEETGWKVEPEHFLGVYTYKAPANGITYYRFCYSARALKHVTDELDTGIIAAHWLNLDDIRKLGAKLRSPLVIECIEDYRNGRRYPLDVVVDAQTQ from the coding sequence ATGACCTGGACCCCCCATGCCACCGTTGCCGTGATCGTTGAAGACCAGGAGGGCCGGTTTCTGGTTGTAGAAGAGTTCAGCGGCGGTCGCGTCGTTTTCAATCAACCTGCGGGGCACATAGAAGAAGATGAAGCCATTCTGGATGCAGTTCGGCGGGAGACCCTCGAGGAAACAGGCTGGAAAGTAGAACCCGAGCACTTTTTGGGGGTGTACACCTACAAAGCACCTGCCAACGGGATCACCTATTATCGGTTCTGCTACTCCGCAAGGGCACTGAAACACGTGACTGACGAACTGGACACCGGAATCATCGCTGCACACTGGCTGAATCTGGACGATATCCGAAAGCTTGGAGCAAAACTTCGCAGCCCTCTTGTGATTGAGTGCATAGAAGATTACCGAAACGGGCGGCGCTATCCACTGGATGTCGTGGTCGATGCGCAGACGCAGTGA
- a CDS encoding pseudouridine synthase yields the protein MADLILFNKPFRALSQFTDERQGTSKPARPTLATWIQVPGVYPAGRLDYDSEGLLLLTNEGALQHRIASPALKMPKTYWVQVEGRITDEALARLRRGVELKDGITAPASAERIVEPEIWERSPPVRYRESVPTSWLELTITEGRNRQVRRMTAAVGFPTLRLIRYRIGDWTLEGLKPGQYRTVTVHIPASPVSRQGKRNSGHPKRSPRKP from the coding sequence ATGGCAGATCTGATTCTTTTTAATAAACCGTTTCGTGCTCTCAGCCAGTTTACGGATGAACGGCAGGGCACATCGAAACCCGCGAGACCAACGCTTGCGACATGGATACAGGTACCCGGCGTTTATCCGGCTGGCAGGCTGGATTACGATTCCGAGGGCCTGCTGTTGCTGACCAACGAGGGGGCGCTTCAACACCGTATCGCTTCCCCGGCCCTGAAAATGCCCAAAACTTACTGGGTACAAGTTGAGGGCCGGATTACTGATGAAGCGCTTGCCCGGCTTCGTCGGGGGGTAGAACTGAAGGATGGCATCACAGCACCAGCCAGCGCCGAAAGAATTGTTGAGCCAGAGATCTGGGAACGATCCCCTCCGGTAAGGTATCGCGAATCTGTGCCCACAAGCTGGCTGGAACTGACGATCACCGAGGGCCGGAACCGGCAAGTTCGACGCATGACCGCTGCCGTGGGCTTTCCTACCCTCAGGCTGATCCGCTACCGTATAGGGGACTGGACACTGGAGGGACTAAAACCGGGACAATACCGAACAGTCACGGTTCACATTCCCGCTTCTCCAGTGAGCCGGCAAGGAAAACGAAACTCTGGTCACCCGAAAAGGAGTCCCCGAAAGCCATGA
- a CDS encoding cold shock domain-containing protein — translation MPRGKVKWFNNAKGYGFIIEDGCSDDLFAHFSSVQMDGYKTLKAGQAVTFDKKPSDKGIHAVNIVPEEQPQTKAQDGSETATVNNESDSQESGRGDYPPRAVNA, via the coding sequence ATGCCAAGAGGCAAGGTCAAATGGTTTAACAATGCCAAAGGGTACGGGTTCATCATCGAAGATGGTTGCAGTGACGATTTGTTTGCACATTTTTCTTCGGTTCAGATGGACGGGTACAAGACACTGAAAGCCGGCCAGGCCGTCACCTTTGACAAAAAGCCCAGTGACAAGGGCATCCATGCGGTCAATATTGTTCCGGAAGAACAGCCCCAAACGAAGGCTCAGGACGGTTCCGAAACAGCAACCGTAAATAACGAATCCGATTCGCAGGAGTCCGGCCGGGGAGATTACCCACCCCGTGCAGTGAATGCCTGA
- the clpS gene encoding ATP-dependent Clp protease adapter ClpS, whose protein sequence is MRTIENSLLVFNQGEDEQPGRQDDLSVAPEKPALKRPARYRVVLLNDDYTPMDFVVEVLMTFFAMNEEKATQVMLLVHTQGRAVCGVYTRDIAETKAAQVNQYSSECEHPLLCEIERAD, encoded by the coding sequence ATGCGGACTATCGAGAATTCTCTACTAGTATTCAATCAGGGGGAGGACGAACAACCGGGGCGACAGGATGACCTCAGCGTTGCTCCCGAGAAACCGGCCTTGAAGCGCCCAGCGCGCTACCGGGTGGTTCTTCTGAACGACGACTACACACCCATGGATTTTGTGGTAGAAGTGTTGATGACGTTCTTTGCAATGAACGAAGAGAAGGCGACGCAGGTGATGCTGCTCGTCCATACGCAAGGAAGAGCCGTATGTGGGGTTTATACCCGAGACATCGCAGAAACAAAGGCGGCACAGGTGAACCAGTATTCCTCGGAATGCGAACATCCGCTCCTTTGCGAGATTGAACGTGCGGACTGA
- the clpA gene encoding ATP-dependent Clp protease ATP-binding subunit ClpA: MLSKDLEITLNTAFKSARDKRHEFMTVEHLLLALLDNESAVGVLKACGADLDRLQEELMEFVDSTTPLIPSNDSERETQPTLGFQRVLQRAVFHVQSSGKKEVTGANVLVAIFSEQESQAVYLLKKQSVARIDVVNFVSHGISRVQGAEDQEGHEQSAPDDTGEESGHSKPLESYASNLNEQARQGRIDPLIGREHEVERVVQILVRRRKNNPLLVGEAGVGKTAIAEGLAKRIVDGQVPEIISDAVVYSLDLGALLAGTKYRGDFEKRLKGLLADLKKEKHAILFIDEIHTIIGAGSASGGVMDASNLLKPMLSSGEIRCIGSTTFQEFRGIFEKDSALARRFQKIDVNEPSVEDTYQILKGLKPNFEKHHDLKYTDKALRVAAELADRYITDRHLPDKAIDVIDEAGARQRLQPEGKRKKAVDVSDIEDVVANIARIPPKNVSTSDKDLLRNLERDLKMVVFGQDPAIESLSTAIKLARAGLKAPEKPEGAFLFAGPTGVGKTEVTKQLAKVLGIELVRFDMSEYMERHTVSRLIGAPPGYVGYDQGGLLTEAVNKHPHCVLLLDEIEKAHPEVFNLLLQVMDHGTLTDNNGRKADFRHVILVMTTNAGAESMARRSIGFNEQDHSTDGMEIISKTFTPEFRNRLDGIIQFADLQKATITHVVDKFLTELQAQLDEKHVVLHVDEDAKVWLADKGYDVTMGARPMSRLIQDKIKRPLAEQILFGRLSEKGGDVFVHLRDDELVFEYEDEPAEAV, translated from the coding sequence ATGCTGAGCAAAGATCTTGAAATTACGCTGAATACGGCCTTCAAAAGTGCCCGGGACAAACGTCATGAATTCATGACAGTGGAGCATTTGTTGCTGGCCTTGCTAGACAACGAGTCGGCGGTGGGTGTCCTGAAAGCCTGTGGTGCGGATCTTGACCGGCTACAGGAAGAGCTCATGGAGTTTGTGGATTCCACAACGCCGCTGATACCCAGTAACGACAGTGAGCGGGAAACCCAGCCGACCCTGGGTTTCCAGCGCGTGCTGCAGCGCGCCGTATTCCATGTCCAGTCCTCCGGCAAGAAGGAGGTGACAGGGGCGAATGTGTTGGTCGCGATTTTCAGCGAGCAGGAGAGCCAGGCGGTCTACTTGCTGAAAAAGCAGAGTGTTGCCCGTATTGACGTGGTCAACTTCGTGTCTCACGGGATATCCCGGGTTCAGGGCGCCGAGGATCAGGAGGGTCACGAACAGTCAGCGCCGGATGACACCGGAGAGGAGAGCGGGCATTCCAAGCCGCTGGAAAGTTATGCAAGCAATCTGAATGAGCAAGCTCGTCAGGGGCGCATTGACCCACTGATTGGGCGTGAACACGAAGTGGAGCGTGTGGTTCAGATTCTTGTCCGCCGTCGCAAGAACAACCCGCTATTGGTTGGCGAGGCGGGTGTTGGAAAGACGGCCATTGCGGAGGGATTGGCGAAGCGTATTGTTGATGGTCAGGTACCGGAGATCATTTCCGACGCCGTGGTTTATTCGCTTGATCTTGGTGCATTGCTCGCAGGTACCAAATACCGCGGTGACTTTGAGAAGCGTCTCAAGGGGTTGCTGGCGGACCTCAAGAAAGAAAAGCACGCGATTCTGTTCATAGACGAAATTCACACCATAATTGGTGCGGGTTCCGCTTCAGGTGGTGTCATGGACGCGTCCAACCTGCTGAAACCCATGCTCAGTTCCGGTGAGATTCGCTGTATCGGCTCTACGACATTCCAGGAATTCCGTGGAATATTCGAGAAAGACAGTGCGCTGGCAAGGCGGTTCCAGAAAATCGATGTGAACGAGCCGAGCGTTGAAGACACTTATCAGATTCTCAAAGGTCTCAAGCCGAACTTCGAGAAACATCACGATCTGAAATACACGGATAAAGCGCTGCGTGTGGCTGCCGAGCTTGCTGATCGTTATATCACGGACCGGCATCTGCCGGACAAGGCTATTGACGTGATTGATGAGGCCGGTGCGCGTCAGCGGCTGCAGCCGGAAGGCAAACGCAAGAAGGCGGTCGATGTATCGGACATCGAGGATGTTGTTGCGAACATCGCCCGAATTCCGCCGAAGAATGTCTCCACCAGCGACAAGGATTTGCTCCGGAATCTGGAGCGTGATCTCAAGATGGTGGTGTTTGGTCAGGATCCGGCGATCGAGTCGCTTTCCACGGCTATCAAGCTGGCCCGTGCCGGCCTGAAGGCTCCGGAGAAACCCGAGGGTGCATTCCTGTTTGCGGGTCCTACGGGTGTGGGTAAGACCGAGGTCACCAAACAGCTGGCCAAGGTGCTGGGAATTGAACTGGTCAGGTTCGATATGTCCGAGTACATGGAGCGTCACACCGTGTCGCGGTTGATCGGTGCGCCCCCGGGTTATGTCGGCTACGACCAGGGTGGCCTTCTCACCGAGGCGGTGAACAAGCATCCGCACTGTGTGCTGCTGCTGGATGAGATCGAGAAAGCGCACCCGGAGGTGTTCAATCTGCTTCTGCAGGTTATGGACCATGGCACCCTGACCGATAACAACGGTCGCAAGGCGGATTTCCGCCACGTGATTCTGGTGATGACAACCAACGCGGGGGCGGAAAGCATGGCCCGGCGTTCAATTGGCTTCAACGAGCAGGATCACAGCACCGATGGTATGGAGATTATCAGCAAGACGTTCACGCCGGAGTTCCGTAATCGTCTCGATGGTATTATCCAGTTCGCGGATCTTCAGAAAGCCACCATCACCCATGTTGTCGACAAGTTTCTCACCGAGTTGCAGGCGCAGCTGGATGAGAAGCATGTGGTTCTCCATGTGGATGAAGATGCCAAGGTGTGGCTCGCGGACAAGGGCTACGATGTCACCATGGGCGCACGCCCGATGTCACGCCTAATTCAGGACAAGATCAAGCGGCCTCTGGCTGAGCAGATCCTGTTCGGGCGCCTTTCCGAAAAGGGCGGGGACGTGTTTGTCCACTTGCGTGATGATGAGCTGGTGTTTGAGTATGAGGATGAGCCGGCCGAAGCCGTTTAA
- the infA gene encoding translation initiation factor IF-1 translates to MAKSDVIEMEGVIIDTLPNTMFRVELSNGHVVTAHISGKMRKNYIRILTGDKVKVELTPYDLSKGRIVYRAR, encoded by the coding sequence ATGGCAAAATCAGATGTCATTGAAATGGAAGGCGTCATTATCGACACACTTCCAAATACCATGTTCCGTGTTGAACTCAGCAACGGCCACGTGGTGACAGCTCATATCTCCGGAAAAATGCGCAAAAACTACATCCGCATCCTTACCGGCGATAAGGTCAAGGTTGAACTGACTCCCTATGATCTGAGCAAGGGCCGCATCGTGTACCGCGCCCGTTAA
- a CDS encoding arginyltransferase has translation MSNLRTLVFFATPPHECSYLPDREATTMFVDPRANIDKKLYSQLTALGFRRSGSHYYRPHCEDCNACIPVRLKVDEFQPNRSQRRVLRKNEDLACTLVPASFSEQYYRLYADYIEQRHKDGDMYPPSREQFTSFLVDGSTDSWFLEIHLKGELVGLAAIDMLDDGLSAIYTVFNPDLDHRSLGTYAILWQIEEARRRSLPHLYLGYWIRECRKMSYKTRFKPIEALRDGHWRVLNVN, from the coding sequence ATGAGCAATCTAAGGACGCTGGTGTTCTTCGCGACTCCACCTCACGAATGCAGCTACCTTCCGGATCGTGAAGCAACTACAATGTTTGTGGATCCCAGGGCCAACATTGACAAAAAGCTCTACAGCCAACTGACCGCTCTGGGATTTCGTCGTAGCGGCTCCCACTACTACCGCCCACATTGCGAAGACTGCAATGCCTGCATTCCGGTCAGGCTCAAAGTTGACGAATTTCAGCCTAACAGGAGCCAGCGACGGGTGCTCAGGAAAAACGAAGACCTGGCATGTACCCTGGTGCCAGCCAGCTTTTCCGAACAGTACTATCGACTGTATGCGGACTACATTGAACAGCGCCATAAGGATGGCGATATGTACCCGCCCTCCAGAGAGCAGTTCACGTCGTTTCTGGTGGACGGCTCGACAGACTCCTGGTTTCTGGAAATCCACCTCAAAGGTGAGCTGGTCGGTCTCGCGGCAATTGACATGCTGGATGACGGCCTCTCGGCGATCTATACCGTATTTAACCCGGACCTGGATCACCGGAGCCTCGGGACCTACGCCATTCTTTGGCAAATCGAAGAAGCCCGGCGACGAAGCCTCCCACATCTGTACCTGGGTTACTGGATTCGCGAATGCCGGAAGATGAGTTACAAGACGCGTTTCAAACCCATTGAGGCACTCAGGGATGGCCACTGGCGAGTTTTGAATGTGAACTGA
- the aat gene encoding leucyl/phenylalanyl-tRNA--protein transferase, with translation MTSLPWLDPDQLWFPPADQALDDPDGLLALGGDLSTDRLILAYKNGIFPWYSDEQPILWWSPDPRCVLFPQEIHISRSLRRTLNQQRFTVTADQAFGRVIRLCASTRAEGTWITEDMTASYSELHRQGVAHSIEVWNRKGELAGGMYGLALGQCFFGESMFSLETNASKVLMVHLAHQLSDWGYKIMDCQVESRHLLTMGARTIPRSEFLSILRASVDQKPNQHDWTIRWQWTGPEV, from the coding sequence ATGACCTCACTACCCTGGCTTGACCCTGACCAACTCTGGTTCCCACCCGCAGACCAAGCACTGGACGACCCGGATGGCTTGCTCGCTCTCGGGGGCGACCTGTCCACCGACAGGCTTATTCTCGCCTACAAAAACGGCATCTTCCCGTGGTATAGCGACGAACAACCAATTCTCTGGTGGTCCCCCGACCCACGGTGCGTGCTCTTCCCCCAGGAAATACACATTTCGCGCAGCCTGCGCCGGACATTAAACCAGCAACGCTTTACCGTAACCGCTGACCAGGCGTTCGGTCGGGTTATTCGCTTATGCGCTTCAACCAGGGCCGAGGGCACCTGGATTACCGAGGATATGACCGCCAGCTATTCAGAGCTTCACCGGCAAGGCGTCGCCCACTCCATCGAAGTCTGGAATCGCAAAGGCGAACTTGCCGGGGGAATGTACGGGCTGGCACTCGGCCAGTGTTTTTTCGGCGAATCCATGTTTTCACTGGAGACCAATGCATCAAAGGTGCTGATGGTCCACCTGGCACATCAGCTCAGTGACTGGGGCTATAAAATCATGGACTGCCAGGTGGAAAGCCGGCACCTGCTAACAATGGGGGCCCGCACCATTCCCAGATCTGAGTTTTTATCTATACTCAGGGCAAGCGTGGATCAGAAACCGAATCAGCACGACTGGACTATTCGCTGGCAGTGGACAGGGCCGGAGGTATAA
- the trxB gene encoding thioredoxin-disulfide reductase — MSETKHSRLIILGSGPAGYTAAVYAARANLNPTLITGIEVGGQLTTTTDVDNWPGDNDGVQGPELMQRMLKHAERFETSIVYDTINEADLRNRPFRLKGDGGEYTCDALIIATGASAMYLGLESEEKFKGQGVSACATCDGFFYKKQKVAVIGGGNTAVEEALYLSNIADEVTLVHRRDSLRAEKILQDKLFEKAENGNVKIVWDHTLNEVLGDGTGVTGMRIKSTKDDSTREIDLAGVFIAIGHKPNTSLFEGQLDMSNGYIRIRSGLEGMATQSSIPGVFAAGDVADHVYRQAVTSAGFGCMAALDAEKFLDQQD; from the coding sequence ATGAGCGAAACCAAACATTCCCGACTGATCATTCTTGGCTCCGGCCCTGCCGGCTACACAGCCGCGGTTTATGCTGCCCGAGCCAACCTCAACCCGACACTCATCACAGGTATCGAAGTCGGCGGTCAGCTCACAACCACTACCGACGTGGATAACTGGCCCGGTGACAACGACGGTGTCCAGGGCCCGGAACTGATGCAGCGCATGCTCAAGCATGCAGAACGATTTGAAACAAGCATCGTTTACGACACCATCAACGAGGCTGATTTGCGCAATCGCCCGTTCCGCCTGAAAGGCGACGGTGGTGAATACACCTGCGATGCGCTCATTATCGCAACGGGCGCATCCGCCATGTACCTGGGCCTCGAATCTGAAGAAAAGTTCAAAGGCCAGGGAGTATCCGCCTGCGCCACCTGCGACGGTTTCTTCTACAAGAAACAGAAAGTCGCGGTCATTGGCGGCGGCAACACCGCTGTCGAAGAGGCGTTGTACCTTTCCAATATTGCCGATGAAGTGACCCTCGTTCACCGGCGAGACAGCCTCCGTGCCGAAAAGATTTTGCAGGACAAACTGTTTGAAAAGGCGGAAAACGGCAACGTCAAAATCGTCTGGGACCATACCCTGAATGAAGTGCTCGGCGATGGTACCGGTGTGACAGGCATGCGCATAAAAAGCACCAAGGACGATTCCACCCGCGAGATCGATCTCGCCGGCGTATTCATCGCAATCGGCCACAAACCCAACACCAGCTTGTTCGAAGGCCAGTTGGACATGAGCAATGGCTACATCCGCATTCGTTCCGGGCTCGAAGGCATGGCTACTCAGAGCAGCATCCCGGGTGTGTTCGCCGCCGGTGACGTGGCAGACCACGTATACCGCCAGGCGGTGACTTCTGCCGGTTTTGGTTGCATGGCGGCCCTGGACGCTGAAAAGTTCCTTGATCAACAGGACTGA
- a CDS encoding AAA family ATPase yields MKKLVDTVVSELNQILLGKDQQVRLAICGLLARGHLLIEDIPGMGKTTLSHALAKIMGLSYQRIQFTNDLLPADVLGYSMYDREAGSLVFHPGPIFAQVVLADEINRASPRTQSALLEAMEEQQVSIEGETRPLPQPFFVIATQNPIEQGGTYPLPESQLDRFLMRLRLGYPDPRAERELLEGEDRRAMTERLQALLPQQELATLQQAVNRISASPALLDYVQRLLKQSRRMPGLLYGLSPRAGLGLLRAAKAWALMEGRHHVLPDDIQAVFPAVAEHRLEQGESGKSAERIRQLLASVSVLE; encoded by the coding sequence ATGAAAAAGCTGGTTGACACCGTTGTCAGCGAACTGAATCAGATACTTCTCGGGAAAGACCAGCAAGTTCGTCTCGCTATTTGCGGATTGCTCGCCCGGGGACACCTGTTGATCGAAGACATTCCAGGCATGGGTAAGACCACCCTGTCTCACGCTTTGGCGAAGATCATGGGGCTGAGCTATCAGCGTATCCAGTTCACCAATGACCTGCTGCCAGCGGATGTGCTTGGTTATTCCATGTATGACAGGGAAGCCGGCAGTCTGGTCTTCCACCCGGGGCCGATTTTCGCGCAAGTGGTTCTCGCTGATGAAATCAATCGGGCATCTCCACGGACTCAGAGCGCCCTTCTTGAAGCGATGGAAGAGCAGCAGGTTTCCATCGAAGGCGAAACCCGCCCGCTTCCCCAACCGTTTTTTGTGATCGCCACCCAAAACCCCATTGAACAGGGTGGAACCTATCCCCTTCCGGAATCCCAGCTCGATCGTTTTCTAATGCGGCTTCGGCTTGGTTACCCCGACCCCAGAGCCGAACGGGAACTGCTAGAAGGAGAAGATCGTCGGGCCATGACCGAGCGGCTTCAGGCACTGCTGCCACAACAGGAACTCGCAACGCTTCAACAGGCAGTTAACCGAATCAGCGCAAGCCCGGCCCTTCTCGATTACGTTCAGCGCCTTCTTAAGCAAAGTCGCCGTATGCCCGGCCTGCTCTATGGTTTGTCGCCAAGAGCCGGACTGGGGCTTCTGAGGGCAGCGAAAGCGTGGGCGCTCATGGAAGGACGTCATCACGTCCTGCCTGACGATATCCAGGCCGTCTTCCCTGCGGTGGCAGAGCATCGACTGGAGCAGGGAGAATCCGGAAAAAGCGCGGAGAGGATCAGACAGCTACTTGCCTCGGTTTCTGTCCTTGAATAA
- a CDS encoding carbon-nitrogen hydrolase — protein sequence MSNTRSTGYLNIAAIQQVCSSDKAASLATTEKLVREASANGAELVVLQELHATLYFCQTENSDVFELAEPIPGPTSERLSELARELGIVLVGSIFERRMNGVYHNTAVVFEKDGSLAGLYRKMHIPDDPGFYEKFYFTPGDAHFNNGQSGFTPIETSAGKLGVLVCWDQWYPEAARLMALAGAEILIYPTAIGWDLTDDPEEQARQLEAWVTVQRGHAVANNLPVVAPNRVGTEPDPSGQTDGIQFWGNSFICGPQGELLARADDRAECILDVRLDRTRSESIRRIWPYLRDRRIDAYGDILKRVRD from the coding sequence ATGAGCAACACCCGGAGCACCGGATACCTGAACATTGCCGCGATCCAGCAGGTGTGTAGTAGTGACAAGGCAGCCAGCCTTGCTACCACCGAAAAGCTGGTGAGAGAAGCATCCGCGAATGGTGCCGAATTGGTGGTCCTGCAGGAACTGCACGCTACTCTGTATTTTTGCCAGACTGAAAATTCTGATGTTTTTGAGCTGGCCGAGCCCATCCCCGGCCCAACCAGCGAACGCCTTTCAGAGCTCGCCAGAGAGCTCGGCATTGTGCTGGTCGGCTCGATCTTTGAACGCAGAATGAATGGCGTCTATCACAATACGGCGGTGGTCTTTGAAAAGGACGGCTCGCTGGCTGGCCTGTACCGGAAAATGCATATTCCGGACGATCCGGGCTTCTACGAAAAGTTTTATTTCACCCCGGGTGACGCTCATTTCAACAATGGCCAAAGCGGCTTTACGCCCATTGAAACCTCTGCAGGCAAGCTTGGGGTTCTGGTCTGCTGGGACCAGTGGTATCCCGAAGCGGCACGCCTGATGGCACTGGCGGGCGCAGAGATACTCATCTACCCCACAGCTATCGGCTGGGACCTTACTGACGACCCGGAAGAGCAGGCAAGACAACTGGAGGCATGGGTTACCGTTCAGCGTGGCCATGCCGTTGCGAATAATCTTCCAGTCGTCGCCCCCAACCGTGTCGGCACGGAGCCGGACCCCTCTGGCCAAACCGACGGCATCCAGTTCTGGGGCAACAGCTTCATCTGTGGCCCCCAAGGCGAACTCCTGGCCCGGGCCGATGACAGAGCCGAGTGCATTCTCGACGTTCGCCTGGACCGAACTCGCAGCGAGTCCATCCGACGCATTTGGCCGTACCTGAGGGATCGCCGTATAGATGCGTATGGGGATATTCTCAAGCGGGTAAGGGACTGA